A single window of Buchnera aphidicola (Cinara cuneomaculata) DNA harbors:
- a CDS encoding enoyl-ACP reductase FabI has protein sequence MTFLKNKKILIFGVKNHFSIAWGIAIAMYKQEAKLAFVYHDIRSKKNVTLLAQKVQSNIILECDVTSDTSIVQLFKKLSKIWNKIDGIVHSIAYVPIIQLNKNYIKVINRKNFLDAHEINSFSLVAIVQVAKKFLNNKSAILTLSYIGAIRYIPYYNIMGIAKASLEANVRYLSASIGKNIRVNAISAGPIKTTASYKIRNFHKIITISKNNSLLNKNITIQEIGDVAAFLCSDLSRGITGQIIYVDTGNNIV, from the coding sequence ATGACTTTTTTAAAAAATAAAAAAATTTTAATTTTTGGTGTTAAAAACCATTTTTCAATTGCGTGGGGTATTGCAATCGCCATGTATAAACAAGAAGCTAAGTTAGCTTTTGTTTATCACGATATAAGATCTAAAAAAAATGTAACATTACTAGCACAAAAAGTTCAATCCAATATTATTTTAGAGTGTGATGTTACTTCAGATACTTCAATTGTTCAGTTATTTAAAAAATTATCTAAAATATGGAATAAAATAGACGGAATAGTACATTCCATAGCATATGTACCAATAATACAATTAAATAAAAATTATATTAAAGTTATTAATCGCAAAAATTTTTTAGATGCACATGAAATTAATTCATTTAGTTTAGTAGCTATTGTACAAGTAGCTAAAAAATTTCTCAATAATAAATCAGCAATTTTAACGTTATCATACATCGGAGCTATTAGGTATATTCCTTATTATAATATAATGGGTATTGCTAAAGCTTCATTAGAAGCTAATGTAAGATATTTATCTGCGTCTATAGGTAAAAATATACGAGTTAATGCAATTTCAGCTGGACCTATAAAAACAACAGCTTCTTATAAAATAAGAAATTTTCATAAAATTATAACGATAAGTAAAAATAATTCTTTATTAAATAAAAATATCACTATTCAGGAAATCGGAGATGTAGCGGCGTTTTTATGTTCTGATTTATCTCGTGGTATTACTGGACAAATTATATATGTAGATACAGGTAATAATATTGTTTAA